Genomic window (Drosophila sulfurigaster albostrigata strain 15112-1811.04 chromosome 2R, ASM2355843v2, whole genome shotgun sequence):
CAAgcttttatacttttatatacaatatgtgTAAAATGAAGAACCGAACGAAACTAGTTTTTATAGCAATTTTACAAAACGAACCACGAATTGCATAGTTTTTAATGGATTGAATTTAACGTTTACGTCATTTGCACGCACAAATCCATCTGTGGTAGTAATGAACAagtaatttaactaaattaaaaagtgtttttttagGTCAACTGATGACGGAAACTAAACTTTGCAAATCGAATCTAGTAATTCTAGGCTATTGTTATTGCTCGACTGATTGAAATGTGATCAGCAACAATagatatgatatgatatgatatgatatatgGCGTAGACGATAATTTTgtaaactaatttttaataatatcagCGAGTCGCAAAtggtattaatatattaaatcatATATAAGTACTAAATGTAACAATCAATATGATATCAGTAAATTTCAATCGCTTGAGCATTAGAAATATGCCGAAAATTCGATGCgtaaaaacaacacacaataaATATGAACAACAATTAGATTTATATAATCTCTAAATATAGTTACagtttttaagtatttaactataaaaataaataaataaattttaatgtagaacttatttattttatatgtctTTTAAGAACAGCTCTTGTGTTTCCATAATTATCGTAATTTATATGCAAGCTTTCTTTGTaatcttataaataaatacaacgctttttattgaaatgtacTACTGGGCGTATAAATTATTTGAGTGATAGTTCAGGAAATGGATAAACAcaggaaatgcaaatgaaagaaaatgcaaagcaaatatCACGATAAAAATTGATCTAAAgaattcttttttatgttgCTATTTTTGGTTTAGTTCCATTAGTGACAAAATCAGATCATTCAAATTaccaacaattttatattgtcACTTGCACTTCACTCTCGAAAGAGTCAACtctcaattttgaatttagcgCCAACCATTTGCTCAAATTATTCGTTCAGTACTCAACGAAACAGACGACTACAGCATAGTGAGACCGTAAACGGCTAATGcctatattttataattcaaatatcGATAAGTGTACATATCGATATTATATCTGGCATTTTCAGTATCGAAGAAACAGCTGAGTTGCGAGCTCGCTGCGGCACCAGCAGAGAAAAActatcttttttgttttacttttttacatATGGCGTGACGTAGTGTTGATACTTGAGACCCTAGAATTAGataaacataaatgaaaatggccAACATATCAACCATAAATTGGCTATTCGTGTGCGGTATATCCTTTTGCCTGGGTGGCATTGCAGTGCTCAGTTTTATGCCGCTAAGCTCAGGTGAGgcaattttgtaaataaattagaaatgaGCACAgcattctataaataaaaatgcttgATCTTTGTAGACTGCATATGCCCGCTAAGGAACCCATTGACTAAATTGGCTACAAAGGAAAATGTGGCATCAAAACCATTCAACgcacactcaacacacaaaatggcAGTTTTGGTGCCGTTTCGGGATCGATTCGAGGAACTGCTGCAGTTTGTGCCACATTTAACGCAGTTTCTGCGACGCCAAAGCATCGATCATCACATATTTGTGCTGAATCAAGTGGACAGATATCGCTTCAATCGTGCCTCTCTCATCAATGTGGGATTCCACTTTACCAGCGAGGTCTACGATTATATTGCCATGCATGACGTTGATCTACTGCCACTCAACGATGATCTGCTCTATGAGTATCCTAGCAGCCTGGGACCACTGCACATTGCGGGTCCCAAGTTACATCCTAAGTATCATTACGATAACTTCGTAGGTGGCATTTTGTTGGTGCGTCGCGAGCACTTTCAGAAAATGAATGGTATGTCGAATCAATACTGGGGCTGGGGCCTGGAGGATGACGAGTTCTTTGTGCGCATTCGGGACGCTGGTCTGCAAGTGACGCGGCCACAGAACATTAAGACGGGCATCAACGACACCTTTAGGCAAGTCAATAACCCTCTACATTTGAATTTCCTTTCATAGTTCTGTCTGTTTGTATTGCAGCCATATTCATAATCGCCATCATCGCAAGCGGGACACACAAAAGTGCTTTAACCAAAAGGAAATGACACGCAAACGAGACCACAATACGGGCCTCAACAATGTCAACTATAAGATTTTAAAAGTCCATGACATGCTGATCGACAGCATTCAGATTACCATACTTAATATACTATTCGAATGTGATGTAAATAAAACGCCTTGGTGCGATTGTTCgggaacagcagcagttgcatcTGCTGTACAAACCtagttaaatgaaaaacaacaatgattTCCATATCTTAAGCTATGTTTATTTGTCTATTTTGAACCACATTGGAAAAGCCCGTTGTTAATACACATGCACCATGCCATATAAGAATGTCCAGAAGAGCACGTAGGTGCAAAGGCCGCCCATGAATTGATTGGTGAGCAGATTCCGGCGATTTATAAAGTATTTGCGCCACTGAATGCCCGACTTGGCCAACACCATTAGCCAGagcacaaacacagacacaaagtAGAACAAGAAACCAAGTGTTCCGCTCAGTCCCAAAATGCCTACAATGAAATTTActtgaatacattttaaattagttaattgaAGCATTTATATTACCAGCAGCGCAGCCCGAGATGGCTGCCATCGAAGTGCGACAATATTCGACGGCAGAAATGTTTTTCCTGATGACTCCTTCGCTGTAGGCGATAATTTCGCCGGTTTTCGATGTACGTGTCCTTACGcgattcattttaattaaaattcttctaaattaaactatttattttcatgCAGTCAGTGACAAGTAAAAGATGTGAATAAATATCGAAGGCATTATCGATGTTCGAtaccttttttaaatttgtcaaaCTTCGACTACGCCGCAAATCGATGTCACAGTAACGGTGATAGGTGAAGCAAATGTCGTTACTTGTATAGTTTCGATATATAAAGGCTTTTGTCGGAGACCTTTCTTTATTTATGAATAGATAgcttataattaaaataaatgttccaatttatttgctaaataaattcacaatattattattttccttCAAAAATCATGCCATCGACGACGATATCGCaatgttttataaaaatagtattGTATCGATTGATCGATTATGCCACCGATGTTTCTCCACCTCTAGTTTGAGCACAACACACTGAAGAAGAGGGCcccaattaattaaaatatgtggTGATAACGAAACTTGGTGATTTATACGTGTTAAAGTCGAAGGGCATAAGGTGCAAAATTAAGCAGGACGCGCAATTCGGAAAATGTTGGAGGATCACGAGAAGCAACAACCATAAGTGCAACCATCAAGGAACCAggaaacacaacaacaacaaatattttcgcGGCCAGTCCACAACAAAGCAAGGGGCagagcaattaaaaaaatcaatcaCAATTCTAATTGAAAGCTGTGGAGATAGACGACGCAGCGGCACGCAGAGGcagaagcagcgacagcgaaagCGAGCtaggcaataataataatagtatgtCACCCCCCAAGAATTGTGCTGTGTGCGGCGACAAGGCCTTGGGATATAATTTCAACGCAGTCACTTGCGAAAGCTGCAAAGCCTTCTTTCGACGCAATGCTCTGGCCAAAAAGCAGTTCACCTGCCCCTTTAATCAGAACTGTGAGATCACTGTGGTCACCCGTCGTTTTTGCCAGAAATGCCGCCTGAAAAAATGCCTCGACATTGGCATGAAGAGCGAGAACATTATGTCCGAGGAGGACAAACTGATCAAACGTCGCAAAATCGAGAATAATCGCGCCAAACGCCGTATGATGGAGCACGGTGGCTCCGATGGGGATGCCGATCCGGATGATAATAAAGTCGCTGGTGCTGTAGCCGATAGTAGCTGCAATTTGGATACATACGCGGGCTCACAGGATTCCCAGAGCTGTGGCTCTCCTGACAGCGGAAGCGGCGCCCATGCCAATGGAGGCGGAACAACGGGACCAACAAGTTCaacgaccacaacaacaaaaccaccGTCAGATCGCTTGGCGTTAATTAATCCGTTATTGATGACCGCCGACAAAATCGTGGACGAGATTGTCGCTGATCCGGATCGCGCATCGCAGGCGATCAATAGAGTGATGAGAACACAGAAGGAAGCCATCTCAGCAATGGAGAAAATAATTGGTTCACAAAAAGATGCCTTAAAGCTTGTCTCGCATTTGATAGATTACCcaggtaaataaaataactaaattaaaatgtgcatTTATTAACTATGTTTACTTTGCAACAGGTGACGCTCTCAAAATCATAAGTAAAATTATGAATTCGCCCTTCAACGCTTTAACAGTATTCACAAAGTTCATGAGTTCGCCCACCGATGGCCTTGAGATTATCTCCAAGATTGTCGATTCTCCCAAAGATGTGGTCGAGTTCATGCAGAACCTAATGCGATCCCCCGAGAATGCCATTGACATCATGAACAAATTTATGAACACACCTGCTGAGGCTCTCAAAATGCTAAATCGCATCTTCAACGGCAACGACGGCCGCAAAGCCGAAGATGATCCAGAGACGCTGCAACAACAGACTCAAGCACAGAATGCGCGGGTCGACACTGTCATACATACAATGCTGCATGGCAGCCCATCCTCAGGAAGCAGTGTCAGCAGTCTCAACACATTGGACACCGCTGTTACCTCACCACTAAGCAGCATAGCAAGTCCACCAATGTCGAACAGCAACAGTGGCCCGATTGATTTACATTATCAGTCACCGAAAATGAATCACAAATCAGAAGAGCTGCCCAGCACATCCGGCAACTatccacatcatcatcactaCATGGCCAATTCACCCGAGATGGGTGGCAAGTCATTTCTGCAAGGCTACGGAGATGAATACAGTCTTGATAGCGGTCTCAGCATCAATTCAATAGAGTCTGTGCTCTCTGAAGTCATACGCTTGGAGTATCAGGCATTCAACAGCTTGCAGACACCCGGCTCACACATAAAAGATGAAATCTATCATGCTGCTGGCGGCATGTCATCATCGACAACCTACGACCAAGGGTACGGCGGCTGcaagacaacaacatcgagccagcagcagcaacaacatctgcAGCACCAACAGCCCATTTGTGCGCCCTCAAGCATTTTTATGGAACGCGACCTGAACGAGGCGGAGCAGATGAAATTGCGCGAGTTGCGCATGGCCAGTGAGGCTCTCTATGACCCAGTTGATGAAGATCTCAGTGCCTTGATAATGAATGATGAGCGCATTAAGGTAACCAAACCTACAAAAATATTCCTTTCCTTTCCAAAAATCCAAaataacacacactcacgcacgcACACTTGTTGACTGCACGCTTATCTAatcgagcgagcgagcgagctgTTAAGTTCGATAGACAGTTAGCACCTGGTGTATGAGTCAGTGCATCGCACAAGTTTTCTGTGTGCCCAGCACACGTTCCCTGCccaatgtaaacaaaaaacatagaaTGGTGAATGTCGCAATGAATTGAAATGCACACACCTGTTGCTGAGCCGTATCAAAGCACCTATTTGGATAACCAACTACTATGCTCCTGTATAACAAATGGATGATGGCTTTATCAGTCGCCGCAGATACTATCAACAACCACAAGCGACGctatcaacaacaatatcagGCGCGCATAAGTTCCGTTCGCTATATTATTTGTGCTGGCAGTGAATTTTGTTTGGGTTTCGAGTCTTTATGGCCAATGAATTGACTGTTTACCGCTGGTGTTCCGACTCAATTAGCACATTTTGTATTGTTAATTAGGAAAACTGATACAGTttcgaaaaaatataaatgtgaaGCTCGCAGGTGTGCAATGTTATGATAAGCACACTTACCTCTTCTCTTCCCCTCcactattgttattaaaacATACCCCACACACAGTCTAGTCATATATTTGATACGATAATTAATGTTATCTCACTTCCCAACAGCCGGACGATGCGAGACAGAGTCCCAAGCTGTTGCAGCTCATCAATCTGACTGCGGTGGCAATCAAGCGGCTCATTAAAATGGCCAAGAAGATCAGTGCATTCCGTGAC
Coding sequences:
- the LOC133839462 gene encoding beta-1,4-galactosyltransferase 7; the protein is MKMANISTINWLFVCGISFCLGGIAVLSFMPLSSDCICPLRNPLTKLATKENVASKPFNAHSTHKMAVLVPFRDRFEELLQFVPHLTQFLRRQSIDHHIFVLNQVDRYRFNRASLINVGFHFTSEVYDYIAMHDVDLLPLNDDLLYEYPSSLGPLHIAGPKLHPKYHYDNFVGGILLVRREHFQKMNGMSNQYWGWGLEDDEFFVRIRDAGLQVTRPQNIKTGINDTFSHIHNRHHRKRDTQKCFNQKEMTRKRDHNTGLNNVNYKILKVHDMLIDSIQITILNILFECDVNKTPWCDCSGTAAVASAVQT
- the LOC133839463 gene encoding ER membrane protein complex subunit 6; translated protein: MNRVRTRTSKTGEIIAYSEGVIRKNISAVEYCRTSMAAISGCAAGILGLSGTLGFLFYFVSVFVLWLMVLAKSGIQWRKYFINRRNLLTNQFMGGLCTYVLFWTFLYGMVHVY
- the LOC133839461 gene encoding nuclear hormone receptor HR96 codes for the protein MSPPKNCAVCGDKALGYNFNAVTCESCKAFFRRNALAKKQFTCPFNQNCEITVVTRRFCQKCRLKKCLDIGMKSENIMSEEDKLIKRRKIENNRAKRRMMEHGGSDGDADPDDNKVAGAVADSSCNLDTYAGSQDSQSCGSPDSGSGAHANGGGTTGPTSSTTTTTKPPSDRLALINPLLMTADKIVDEIVADPDRASQAINRVMRTQKEAISAMEKIIGSQKDALKLVSHLIDYPGDALKIISKIMNSPFNALTVFTKFMSSPTDGLEIISKIVDSPKDVVEFMQNLMRSPENAIDIMNKFMNTPAEALKMLNRIFNGNDGRKAEDDPETLQQQTQAQNARVDTVIHTMLHGSPSSGSSVSSLNTLDTAVTSPLSSIASPPMSNSNSGPIDLHYQSPKMNHKSEELPSTSGNYPHHHHYMANSPEMGGKSFLQGYGDEYSLDSGLSINSIESVLSEVIRLEYQAFNSLQTPGSHIKDEIYHAAGGMSSSTTYDQGYGGCKTTTSSQQQQQHLQHQQPICAPSSIFMERDLNEAEQMKLRELRMASEALYDPVDEDLSALIMNDERIKPDDARQSPKLLQLINLTAVAIKRLIKMAKKISAFRDMCQEDQVALLKGGCTEMMIMRSVIIYDNDRAAWKVPFTKENTANIRTDLLKFAKGNVYEEHQKFITTFDEKWRMDDNIILIMCAIVLFTPARSRVIHKDAIRLDQNSYYYLLRRYLESVYPGCEAKNAFIRLIQKISDVERLNKFMINVYLNVNPSQVEPLLREIFDLKNH